The sequence below is a genomic window from Acropora palmata chromosome 5, jaAcrPala1.3, whole genome shotgun sequence.
CTGTTGGGAACAGTCATAATTTTACATTCATAAATTCCCCGAcatcactttgaaaaaatctcatCTCTTCATCAATTTTGATCCGGGTTTATCTCCGTAAACGGGTTGGCCGGATTTACCCCAGCAGCATAAATTCCCTGAcattactttgaaaaaatctcatCTCTTCATCATCAATCCAATTTTGATCTGGGTTTATCTCCGTAAACGGGGTTGGCCGGATTTACCCCAGCAGCAATCTCTCTAACTCCCATTCTCTATCTCGCTCGATTCATGGCGTCCTTTTTCTCCAAACCAATGCTCTTGCTCTCCTTCTCCACCTGCATCTTCCATGCCAACTTTGGTCATCATGTTCATTGCAATTGCATGTATTAAACATTGATACATCCCTGTGCATTAAATTGCATGTAAATTCAACACCTTTCTTTACTTTCTCTCTTGTCTCCTAAATTTGTGTTTAATTCTTTCAGTAACTGTAAATGTCACATAACAGATGTCTTTGCTGTGGTCTGTCTAGAGCAAGTTGAAATTCTTTGAAACTGAAAGCAAGAAAGAGCACGAACTTTGAAAAACCTCTTTGTGTACCCTGGTTATGGAATGGAAAGCAAATAAGTATAATGTAGTAATGATCCTCTGAGAAATGACTTACTGTACTGGTAGTTGTTAAATTCTACACCCAaatatgacaaaattaataatcacAGATTATAATTTAGCctttttatcataattatttcagGACTTGTCCAAATACACAGAAGATTCCAGTTCACCCTGTGAAAGAGGTAAAAGTCTTAACCAAATGGCAAACAGTCGTCAGGAAAAAATAGCCCGATACAAAGAgcaaaaagaacaagaaagaaaattgaaggTACAGTATACTAGGTTGAATACCTCCCTACAGTATAGTTCTGCAATTTAGAATGAATGTGTAGATGCCCATTCAGTAACTTTTACTGTATTAAGGGATGTGCAAACAACTGCAATACAGTGTATGACTGGCAAAAGGGTAAAGAAACTCACCTCTTTTTAGTATTAAGGGTGGCAAATTTACCCCTTTACCCATTTGATTAAACCCCTACCCCAAAACAATGCTGTTGTTTGCATGGCCAGGAGCAACAGTGTTAATGCATTTgcaacatttgaatttgttctgttgtgatttaatttgatttgtgcaCCACCCCACAAGCTATTCAGCTTTAAACATTATTGTgtgaaaataaaggttattattattattttacgtAACATTGGAGAGCAAGAAAGAACCTCATGTAAGAGATGTTGAAACTGAATGTAATATCCTTTCAGTGCTTTAACTGAACTGTTTCAACTACTTTTCTCGCAGTCTTTGTGGTTCAAACCTATAGTTATCATTGTTACAAAAACTATTAAATTCTCTCATCCATGGgatcttcctcttcctcttcctcttccctTCTGATCTATTTAAATAatagtatttttttattgtcatttttgtcattataGGAACTGCAAAAAATACTAAATGATGCAACGAAAAGTGTGCTGGATGAAGACACACAGGTAATTTAATTAATAGTGCATGCCctttaattataaatttttgTTACAGACCCTTAAGAACTGAGACACTGGATTAAGAGAAAATGCAATTCTTGGATTTGTGTGGCTTGTGCAGTGAGGTACATGTACTTGTGCCAGTATCTTTACAAGAGACCATTTCAAGCAGAAAAGTTAGAATACAATGCTTGATTGATGTTATTGTACAGCACTTCACCTTCaggtaaaattatttttttgtttcctcttaGAGATGCTACTACACCCTTCTGTTGAAATTTTGGGTGAATAAAGTTGTGGAGCATCTTTCAAGTCTACTCAGTAAGTTCCAACATTACACCCCAAATTGATTAGCATCATGTTGTACAAAAAGAGTCATGTTACAGCTAACTGTATACAGTGATCAATCCACATGATAATCTCTTACTGTAGCCTATGCAGCAAGCATTTCCATGGAGTCTTGTTTTACAGAAAGATGCTGTGAATTATGTTTGCCTCATATTTTTTATTGAATTGTGACATTCACCTCACTTATTTTTTGGTATATGTAGGatctttcaatattttttcctttatgcACCTACTGAAACCCTAGCAATTAGTTAAAAGTCCTTTCTTGAAAAGATTCCTTTTCTGTAGTCAACTCCTCAAGGGTGTATTAATGTCCTTAGGTGAAATGGAAATCCTAGAGCATATGAAGACAGTTAAAAAGGATGAAAAACACAACCATAATGCAGACAGAGCACCTTCTGCAAAGGTATGATTTGTGTACTGCAATGAGGGAACTGTACTTTGTCTGTTGCAGAAGCTCCCCTTCTTGTATCTCATTGAAATACATCCATGAATAGGCCACTTTGAATTAAGCaagaacaaaggaacaaaGGCAATGGTTGAGaggacaaatttgcatttttctttgtttttgtaaagGAATTGCAAACTAGTCCGCTGAGCCCAGTCCCTGTTGTTTTGTTCAGGCACAATTCAAAAGTGGCTTATTATCTTGCCTGCTGAAAGTCAAAATGTctgttaaaatgaattttaggTATATCTAGTTGGATTCTTAATCATTTCCCTTCATCTTCCAACCCCattactattaattttttcatcagggttgccaggaaaaaaattaagaatgaaactataataattttaattgaaGTCATTAAAGCTTGAACTCCATTTTTGACCTTTTATAATGTAGTTGTGCCTCATTTATCAGTCTTGTTTTAgccaatgtttttgttttgttctttgttgcTATATAGACATTGCAGCCAATCCTCATCACTAGGGAAATGACCAAGGTACTTTCAGACGTAGGTGCATGCATATGACTGTAGAATGTCAACTTTAATTTGGATCACTGTGGTATTACTACCTAACCTGCAATGTAGgcattattatttaatataaattattatttcatcaaACCAACCTAATATGTTGTTTTGATCAAACAACATGGTGGCCAAAGTACTGAACATCTATAATTTATGCCAAAATATGCCTGCATGGTAGGCTTATTAAAAGTGGTTACTACAAACAGAAATCAGTGGGTTGAAATTTTCTGATGATCAGAAGGCACTGAAACCTGTCTTAAGAAAGCTTACTTTCTGCCTATTAGCCACAGCTATACTAACTACAGACAGGTACAAGAGAGatggaagtgaaaaaaaagaggttaTAAAAAGGAGTTTTACAACAACCAGcagtaatgatgatgatgatgaatgtAGCAGCAGAAACATGTCATGATGGGGATCTGactgtgatatttttgctATCAACAGGCCAAAGTGTTTGGTGCAGGCTACCCCAGTGTTCCAACTATGACGCAGGAGGAATTCCTTGAAAAGGAGATACTAGAAGGCAAAGTTGTTTTGGATTTTGAAGAGTACGTAAGTTTGGTTTTTGAAGTTTACAGTACAGTGCCAAGGAGACTTTAAACTGTCaaaattttcccttttcatTCTCCTTGACTGCAACATTATATGTCTGTCCCTATATATACGTACTAGGTGATAGAATTCACGAGGACCAAAGTAATACCAATCACACtgttactttgaaaatgagGTGGCAAGACACAAACCAATACCACACTTGGTTTCACCAGTCAATTTGATTTGCTACTACTAAGCCAAACCATTATGCCAATACCTTGCTTGTTTCTATAATTGgcacagtaataataataattattgttattattcacCATTGTCTGCAGCCAAGGAGAAAACCaactaaaaccaaaattgaCCACATCAAGATTGTGCAATTACTTTTCACACttttgtcatttgaaaaccactgtAATACTATAACATATTTAATTGATGTTATGAACAAGAACCTCACTTGACATTAGACTTTGCTCCATTTGTTAGtaatcaaacaaaaagcaagaGCAAGGAACACAGTGAAGAATCAGACAGTGAGGAGGACCctgcaaaattgcaaaagcaGAGAGACTGGGATGAATGGAGAGATGGTAAGCAAGTTTATGGTTTATGttgttttaaatgaaatataattattattattgttcattcattaaaaacaacacagatggtTCAGgaaaaacacttatttgtgAAAAAACGTAtttgtgaatttcaaagaaaaccctTCCTGATTCAGCCTTTGCATCGTACATAAGAAAATGCTTTACATTTTCATCGTTGTTTGAGGTTTCTCTCGTTGTTTTTCTGCAAGTATCAGTTTCAATGGCTGGCATTTTGCCTCGAGTCCATGCATGTGGTAAATTGGTAGCCATAGTAATCAGACATTCCACCAAACCACATCAATGTTCTACATGCATGCTAGACTAAACTGCACCTTTTGAAGTATTTTTGTCAGGCTATAGTCACATCTAGTCAATGATTGATACTACCACAGAAGTTGTGAAAAGTTGCATCAAAAAGCTGTGTGGTGGTGTGTTTTTGTTCTGGGAGCAGATGCTGCATGCAGTGGAACCCAACCAATATATGAAAggcaatttcaaaatgatgttttTTCACCTTTCACATGACAATGAGTCCTCCATACCAAAAAAAGGATTCATTGAGTCCCATTTCATGTACATTCTAGACCATCGCCGTGGCTGGGGCAACAGAGAAAACATGGGCTGATTAGAGAGTGACTGTCAGGGTTCAGAAAGCAGTGTCAAACCATGGCACACTGCTGTACTTGTCACCTGAAGGTACATACAGTCAAACTCCACTTTCCAGACACCCACTTGATAAGGACACCTTACCATGGAGAGCTTTCTTTGTTCCTGGAGAAAGTCCAAGACTTAGTTGTCTAGAACTTTAACCTATAATATGCTCCAGACACCCTTCAATACAGTCAATGCctctggtttttttttgttttgtttttgtttttcatccaatgaaattttcaaaagttcttTACATTAGGAACTCTCAACATGATGAAACAATATGGATGTTGCCTTTTTTGTAACCATTTCTGCCACTTCACTTTTTTGCTGTCTTCCTGTTTTTCGTATGGCCAAGACATGTTCTCTGTAAAGCTCAGAAATGTTAGCTGAGCAGGTTGTGACAGTTAATCAAGTTACTTGTTTTTTGAAGAGCTTCACTCTTCCTGTTCCTCCTATTAAACAACTTACAATTAAACACAAGTACAGTGTAGGTCAGAAAAATTTCATGTCCATTGTGAGTACTAGAGACATTCATTGCCTAATtttattcctctttttctaaagagcaaaattaattatccCAGATATTATTGGTAGCACTTTGTGAAGCTTCAGTATTAATTTGCTGTCCATTTTTGATAATTCATTTGGAGTGAGGTCTTCACAAGGGACAGACTAACAGGGATTATTTGAAGGGGTTATTTGAATgtttgtatatatttatataagaTAAAACATAATTCAGTTGAATATGTCACTTTATTTCAAATggcatgtgaaaaaaaatagacaCACTTAGCAGCAAGGTACACAATCATGTCATACATAATGACTTACAATAATTAAACACTTTCAAGTGAGAATTA
It includes:
- the LOC141881095 gene encoding immunoglobulin-binding protein 1-like isoform X1 gives rise to the protein MAAAEECTDERSLKTVFEEGYLLHGQIEDDETPSNSDVFQKKVSKAVIHFVRATEMVNSLGLFSSNEELAEVPTSELRYFLLPAFLGDLFLRQMLPDRKTVLNIAKVYFMDFLKRCKNYGVTDIDLSKYTEDSSSPCERGKSLNQMANSRQEKIARYKEQKEQERKLKELQKILNDATKSVLDEDTQRCYYTLLLKFWVNKVVEHLSSLLSEMEILEHMKTVKKDEKHNHNADRAPSAKTLQPILITREMTKAKVFGAGYPSVPTMTQEEFLEKEILEGKVVLDFEDNQTKSKSKEHSEESDSEEDPAKLQKQRDWDEWRDDHRRGWGNRENMG
- the LOC141881095 gene encoding immunoglobulin-binding protein 1-like isoform X2 gives rise to the protein MAAAEECTDERSLKTVFEEGYLLHGQIEDDETPSNSDVFQKKVSKAVIHFVRATEMVNSLGLFSSNEELAEVPTSELRYFLLPAFLGDLFLRQMLPDRKTVLNIAKVYFMDFLKRCKNYGVTDIDLSKYTEDSSSPCERGKSLNQMANSRQEKIARYKEQKEQERKLKELQKILNDATKSVLDEDTQRCYYTLLLKFWVNKVVEHLSSLLSEMEILEHMKTVKKDEKHNHNADRAPSAKTLQPILITREMTKAKVFGAGYPSVPTMTQEEFLEKEILEGKVVLDFEEY